One window from the genome of Paraneptunicella aestuarii encodes:
- a CDS encoding non-ribosomal peptide synthetase: protein MAPSQMLYSLLDTNASLHPNKIAVEVGGLTYSYNELQSRVNALGLQLQNHADISGKPVVVLLPRGIDLLVSILAINACGATFVSLDQDVPQQRMDIICEDSQAALVITTRSLNCAVSNSVPSYYVEDTNWEQKEVFCAQPLGDQPVYIMYTSGTTGKPKGVPISDSNLTAFKTAVVEEYNLFGSDRMLQFSTVAFDIFIEELIMWLSVGATLIVRDENISTSTQIFWEFIDKHQVSVISLPTAFWHLLCSELNNGFNPDLAKTLRLAALGGEAMSAAMLQQWRQVFGESVPVLNVYGPTEVTVGATVFHSSEWDDELNQVPIGHCFPGVKHKILNAQGDDCAENEIGELYLGGAQVSQGYLNRPELNEQVFVSFDGVPYFKTGDLVKEREGNLWFIGRNDSQVKVSGYRVEPKEIEQVIYQVDEVKAVHIEASKSGISAYLVFSPEVNDAQSALATLVEHISACFPSYMMPRQYFQVKHIPLNVNGKVDVPKLQVSGELIRQHTHSVLESETEEKLADIWANALSYERTLIGRQDSLFELGGNSIAIVKIRSAISQHFGKVLSIQQLYEASTLASLAQVIDDTEPSNNKVLSPAAVNEEVTSLEASFQQTSVWLHERVAQEHTLYNLVFVRDADESFNFDAAEKAINEIVSRHITLRTHFVFQHGELLQRIADDIPVQPIVVKAGSDSDVKQKLAVTISHECDYCFDTASEHPIRVLFVQGETSGALIFNIHHIAFDGWSLSVLEKEFKQAYSKYAGDVDAVNALPPLELNYIDYSKWQKSFVESGQYLEQLQFWKKQLANLPQCHGLPLDFPRPDKTDFSGQNLTFQLDIQTSLRLETLASSLNASLFVVVHALFSTLIARHSNQQDIVIGVPFANRPDSRLEKLIGLFADSIVMRVNCHNDLNFSELVEQVKQVSLNAQNNGNIPFVHLANELDFERTENIPPLFQIMMNMDEVEFNKTNVSEFKYFEPPSSKVDLTLNIRTSVDGLKFEINYNTSLFKEETIKGYQHHLVNLIRSAIVDPGCNIYDLAMLSSQEESELLQLARGPLSETVHQENWVELFEQQAARSPHAIAIVDESGEFTYEQINEQVQRVAVAVQSLSMQHKAAQGVEGISHLVALQSPRDHNMLVMMLGVLKAGCAFLSLDPNNPLSRAHYIIQDAKPLCLLSADEDYWQGEMPAEVPVLNMKSIMEQEQGEYQYCSRQPNDLMYVIYTSGSTGNPKGVMVEDAQFSNFMAGFDKQFKDLGIASLSNWLVTQSFSFDASLKGLGLLCQGIKLVVASEDQMTTPEQIWQLVEEHRIEVVNSTPSMISTLIDFHSEEQYAPHFIASGEDISYSVFGKIKDYCQRFERAALNVYGPTETTINAAYGVLEDGVDIGRPMQGVTAYVLGENLSLLPKGTIGELCIGGRGVARGYLNRAEQTQAVFVDCPYSQNERLYRTGDFVKLTENGKLQFAGRRDEQIKIRGYRVELEEVERVIVALPEVSEVKVLFKQDTQQLIAFVSLPSTIESMDADAVRAFQEQLRVQAKDNLPTYMQPSRFQFVDEWPTTGHGKLDTKALLATEAEIVIASDGAGLPVTEMEKQLADIWSRLLDVPLSQIHLHDSFFDLGGHSLSAMSLVAEIQIQFDATLIVSDILGNAVFADLIRLIEQHQGRHSLASIPRQEDSSRYLASYTQNNFWFVENLSETGKHFNVVSSIKLDKNYDVEKLKQALQLMTQRHEILRTNFEYDEMLWQRVHQEWQVPFKELDLSHCNEHDKQRAFSECLDNEYGLKRDLTNDPLMSATLVRMSDCAVLLLNLHHIITDGWSNQVLAQEFSLCLNALEHDKQADLPALPIQYRDYAIWQREEIKRTLADNIVYWGQRLKGLPEVHKLPLDYNRPSLPSSVGAYHYQHIEHDVFNRLSRLFLDNKSTMFVGLQTLFATFIARMSGETDVVLGTANANRNHPDTHHLVGAFVDTLVLRNQLNMEQDFVAQLAQTRDENLKDRAHFDMPFESLVRSLNPERNSSYSPLFQLVLNLVYSDDDIQEVADLERGESQYVNVNYDLTLYAKPTNKGLELTWCYATDLFKAGSIETMAYSFAAMLEAVVKNPNSPLGELPLVNTQDSHELEMLAQGESLTVPVKLIPEQISILSQTLPSATAVVMEDESLTFSELEAQANRLAQGLIKAGVKVGDRVGLSLQRSLEMVVAVAGIMKSGGVYVPLDPTYPDERLSYLINDADISHVVTEDFLADQLPLHNQKVLLVSDYLDNDTDGAVEAVNVEVQGDYPAYMIYTSGSTGNPKGVVVSHGALAKRIAGLQHHYQLNSEDRGLLFASMSFDASLSQLLMPLCSGAAVVVRPDDITEPDALMEYLQETGVSFLHVVPVYLKQLVTVPGWSESRLRIVVSGGDIFDKSLLDSWYKGEGASERQGIKLYNSYGPTEIVITSSSHRVTGDEAVVPIGKPLAYSSYWVVDAQGQLLPKGVVGELCIGGDCIADGYWLREEQTAAQFVNLQVNGKALSVYRTGDRGYWNGSGELICVGRQDNQVKVRGYRIELGEIEAALKSCTGVTEAVVKAEDDALWAFVTADNVELTQIEDELAIHLPAYLLPSGIEKVTEWPLTRSGKIDRNKLERGLSSDSGDRPPTSETELALHAIWCDLLKLEAISATDNFFNIGGHSLLATRLASQIRRNFDVDFTLKSLFESPSIEEQAMFIDLMQKNKAASSSNDGKDAVEEFSL from the coding sequence ATGGCACCGAGTCAGATGTTGTATAGCTTGTTAGATACAAATGCTAGCCTTCACCCTAATAAGATAGCTGTCGAAGTAGGCGGGTTAACTTATAGTTACAATGAATTACAAAGTCGGGTGAATGCACTGGGACTACAGTTACAGAATCATGCAGATATTAGCGGTAAACCTGTAGTGGTTTTGTTACCCAGAGGCATTGATCTGCTGGTGTCGATTCTTGCCATTAACGCTTGTGGTGCAACGTTTGTTTCACTTGATCAAGACGTTCCTCAACAGCGCATGGATATTATTTGCGAAGATAGCCAAGCCGCTTTGGTGATAACGACTCGAAGTCTTAATTGTGCGGTTTCAAATTCGGTTCCTTCTTATTACGTTGAAGATACCAATTGGGAACAAAAAGAGGTTTTTTGTGCTCAGCCTCTTGGTGATCAACCCGTGTACATCATGTATACCTCTGGTACGACGGGTAAACCAAAAGGTGTGCCTATCAGTGACTCAAACTTAACGGCGTTTAAGACAGCTGTTGTAGAGGAATATAATTTGTTTGGGTCAGATCGCATGCTACAGTTTTCTACTGTGGCCTTTGATATTTTTATCGAAGAGTTAATCATGTGGTTGTCGGTTGGTGCGACTCTTATTGTTCGTGACGAAAACATTTCCACAAGCACTCAAATATTCTGGGAGTTCATTGATAAGCATCAGGTTTCGGTGATCTCTCTTCCTACCGCTTTTTGGCATCTTCTTTGTAGTGAACTTAACAATGGTTTTAATCCTGACTTGGCTAAAACTTTACGTTTAGCTGCTTTAGGTGGTGAAGCTATGTCGGCCGCCATGTTACAGCAATGGCGTCAGGTCTTTGGTGAATCTGTTCCTGTTTTGAATGTTTACGGGCCTACTGAAGTAACGGTCGGTGCTACAGTGTTTCATTCCAGTGAATGGGATGACGAATTGAATCAGGTTCCAATTGGTCATTGTTTCCCGGGCGTTAAGCATAAAATATTGAATGCTCAAGGAGACGATTGTGCCGAAAATGAAATCGGCGAGTTGTACTTGGGGGGAGCTCAGGTTAGCCAAGGGTACTTAAATCGTCCTGAACTGAATGAACAGGTATTTGTCAGCTTTGATGGTGTTCCTTACTTTAAAACCGGTGATTTGGTTAAGGAGAGAGAAGGGAATTTATGGTTCATCGGAAGAAATGATTCTCAAGTAAAAGTGAGTGGCTATCGTGTAGAACCTAAAGAAATCGAGCAAGTCATCTATCAGGTTGATGAAGTTAAGGCTGTACACATTGAAGCCAGTAAATCAGGTATTTCTGCCTATTTGGTGTTTAGTCCGGAAGTAAACGACGCACAATCGGCTTTAGCTACTTTGGTCGAGCATATATCAGCCTGTTTCCCTTCTTACATGATGCCTCGTCAATACTTTCAAGTGAAACATATTCCGTTGAATGTTAACGGCAAAGTTGATGTTCCCAAGTTACAAGTATCGGGTGAGCTTATACGTCAGCATACTCATTCTGTACTTGAGTCTGAAACAGAAGAGAAGCTGGCCGATATTTGGGCGAATGCGTTATCTTACGAGCGCACTTTGATAGGGCGGCAAGATTCTTTATTTGAATTGGGTGGCAATTCAATTGCTATTGTAAAAATTCGTTCTGCTATCTCACAACATTTTGGCAAAGTGCTCTCGATCCAGCAGTTATATGAAGCAAGCACTTTAGCATCACTAGCACAAGTGATTGATGATACCGAACCCTCAAATAACAAAGTTCTTAGCCCGGCAGCAGTAAATGAAGAAGTAACCTCGTTAGAGGCGTCCTTTCAGCAAACTAGCGTTTGGCTGCACGAAAGAGTGGCGCAAGAACACACTTTGTACAATCTGGTGTTTGTCAGGGACGCAGACGAGAGCTTCAATTTTGATGCGGCAGAAAAAGCGATTAATGAGATTGTGTCACGACACATCACGTTAAGAACGCATTTTGTTTTCCAGCATGGAGAGCTACTACAACGCATTGCAGATGATATTCCTGTTCAACCTATAGTGGTTAAAGCTGGTTCAGATTCAGACGTTAAACAAAAATTAGCGGTAACGATTAGTCATGAATGTGATTACTGTTTTGATACCGCTTCTGAACATCCTATACGAGTGTTGTTCGTGCAAGGGGAGACTTCCGGTGCGCTTATTTTCAACATTCATCATATTGCGTTTGACGGATGGTCGTTGAGTGTTCTGGAAAAAGAATTTAAGCAAGCTTATTCAAAATATGCGGGTGATGTCGATGCTGTTAATGCTCTACCGCCATTGGAACTGAACTACATTGATTATTCTAAATGGCAAAAAAGCTTTGTAGAGTCAGGCCAGTATCTAGAGCAACTCCAGTTCTGGAAAAAGCAGTTAGCGAATTTACCCCAATGCCATGGGTTACCACTCGATTTCCCTCGTCCGGATAAAACCGATTTTTCAGGACAAAATTTAACTTTCCAACTTGATATTCAAACTTCTTTAAGGCTGGAAACATTAGCTTCTTCTCTGAATGCATCCTTATTTGTTGTTGTTCATGCTTTATTCTCAACCTTAATTGCTCGCCACAGCAATCAACAGGATATCGTGATCGGTGTTCCTTTCGCTAATCGACCCGATTCTCGTTTGGAAAAACTTATCGGTCTATTTGCTGATAGCATCGTTATGCGCGTGAATTGTCATAACGACTTGAACTTTAGTGAGTTAGTCGAGCAAGTAAAACAAGTCAGCCTGAATGCTCAGAATAATGGCAATATTCCATTCGTCCATTTAGCCAATGAACTTGATTTCGAGCGTACCGAGAATATTCCGCCTCTATTCCAAATCATGATGAACATGGACGAGGTTGAATTTAACAAAACCAATGTCAGTGAGTTTAAATATTTTGAGCCACCTTCCTCGAAAGTAGATTTAACACTGAATATTCGTACCTCAGTTGATGGTTTGAAGTTTGAGATTAATTACAATACATCACTGTTTAAAGAAGAGACGATTAAAGGCTATCAGCACCATCTGGTTAACCTTATTCGGTCTGCAATTGTTGATCCGGGTTGTAATATTTATGACCTGGCAATGCTTTCTTCCCAGGAAGAATCTGAATTGCTGCAACTGGCTCGTGGCCCGTTGTCAGAAACCGTACATCAAGAGAATTGGGTTGAACTCTTTGAGCAACAAGCTGCTCGGAGTCCCCACGCAATTGCCATTGTTGATGAGTCTGGGGAATTTACCTATGAGCAAATCAATGAACAAGTTCAACGTGTAGCGGTTGCCGTTCAATCACTCTCTATGCAACATAAAGCAGCACAGGGAGTGGAGGGGATAAGCCATTTAGTCGCATTGCAATCTCCCCGCGATCACAACATGTTGGTTATGATGTTAGGCGTATTGAAAGCGGGTTGTGCTTTTTTGTCACTTGACCCAAATAACCCGCTTTCGCGCGCACATTATATTATTCAAGACGCTAAACCTCTGTGCTTGCTATCTGCCGACGAAGATTATTGGCAAGGAGAGATGCCTGCTGAAGTTCCGGTCTTGAATATGAAGAGCATAATGGAGCAAGAGCAGGGCGAGTATCAGTATTGTTCTCGTCAGCCAAATGATCTCATGTATGTGATCTATACCTCTGGCTCTACAGGAAATCCCAAAGGTGTCATGGTTGAAGATGCCCAGTTTTCAAATTTCATGGCGGGCTTTGACAAGCAATTTAAAGACTTGGGCATTGCCAGCTTATCCAATTGGTTAGTGACTCAGTCTTTTTCTTTTGATGCCTCGCTAAAAGGCTTGGGACTACTTTGCCAAGGGATTAAGTTGGTTGTGGCCTCCGAAGACCAAATGACCACGCCAGAACAAATCTGGCAGCTTGTTGAAGAGCACAGAATTGAGGTGGTTAACTCAACCCCTTCAATGATTTCAACACTCATTGATTTTCACTCAGAAGAGCAATACGCACCTCACTTTATCGCGAGTGGCGAAGACATTTCTTATAGTGTGTTTGGGAAAATTAAGGATTATTGTCAACGCTTTGAGCGAGCTGCGCTTAATGTTTATGGGCCGACAGAAACCACGATCAATGCTGCTTATGGTGTGCTAGAGGATGGTGTTGATATTGGGCGTCCCATGCAAGGGGTTACGGCTTATGTGCTGGGCGAAAATCTATCATTGCTTCCCAAAGGCACTATTGGTGAATTGTGCATTGGTGGCCGAGGGGTTGCGCGCGGTTATTTAAATCGTGCTGAACAAACACAGGCTGTTTTTGTTGATTGTCCTTATAGTCAGAATGAACGCCTATACCGGACTGGGGATTTCGTCAAATTAACCGAAAACGGAAAATTACAGTTTGCCGGAAGACGAGATGAGCAAATTAAGATCCGTGGTTATCGTGTTGAGTTAGAAGAAGTTGAACGAGTTATCGTCGCGTTGCCGGAAGTCTCCGAAGTTAAAGTATTGTTTAAGCAGGATACGCAACAGCTAATCGCATTTGTTAGCCTCCCTTCGACAATTGAGTCTATGGATGCGGACGCTGTTCGAGCCTTCCAAGAGCAATTGCGCGTGCAAGCTAAGGATAATTTGCCTACTTACATGCAGCCATCTCGTTTTCAATTCGTCGATGAGTGGCCGACCACAGGGCATGGCAAGTTAGACACAAAGGCATTACTGGCGACAGAAGCTGAAATCGTGATAGCAAGCGATGGGGCGGGCTTGCCAGTGACTGAAATGGAGAAGCAACTGGCTGATATATGGTCTCGTTTGCTTGATGTTCCCTTGTCCCAAATACACCTTCATGACAGCTTCTTTGATTTAGGAGGGCATTCTCTCAGTGCTATGTCATTGGTGGCGGAAATTCAAATTCAGTTTGATGCGACATTAATCGTAAGTGATATTCTGGGGAATGCTGTCTTTGCCGATTTAATTCGTTTGATTGAGCAGCATCAGGGCCGCCACTCTCTTGCTAGTATTCCGAGGCAGGAAGATAGCAGCAGATATTTGGCTTCTTATACACAGAATAATTTCTGGTTCGTTGAAAATCTCAGTGAAACAGGCAAGCACTTCAACGTTGTCAGTAGTATTAAGCTCGACAAAAATTATGATGTTGAAAAACTTAAACAAGCTTTGCAATTGATGACGCAACGTCATGAGATTTTGCGTACTAATTTTGAATACGACGAGATGTTATGGCAGCGAGTTCATCAAGAATGGCAGGTACCGTTTAAGGAACTGGATTTAAGTCATTGTAACGAGCATGACAAACAGCGTGCATTTTCAGAGTGTCTTGACAATGAATATGGTTTGAAACGTGATTTGACTAACGATCCTCTAATGAGTGCCACTTTGGTGCGCATGAGTGATTGCGCTGTATTGTTGTTGAATTTGCACCACATTATTACCGATGGTTGGTCAAATCAGGTATTGGCGCAAGAGTTCTCTCTTTGCTTGAATGCCTTGGAACATGATAAGCAAGCAGATTTACCTGCATTGCCAATTCAGTACCGTGATTACGCTATTTGGCAGCGCGAGGAAATAAAACGAACCTTAGCCGATAACATTGTGTATTGGGGGCAGCGTTTGAAAGGGCTGCCAGAAGTTCACAAGTTGCCGCTGGATTATAACCGTCCATCCTTGCCCAGTTCCGTTGGTGCTTACCATTATCAACATATAGAACATGATGTTTTTAACCGTTTATCCCGACTGTTTCTAGATAATAAGAGCACCATGTTTGTTGGCTTGCAAACTTTGTTCGCTACCTTCATCGCCAGAATGTCAGGTGAAACCGATGTGGTGTTAGGTACAGCTAACGCTAATCGAAACCATCCCGATACTCATCATTTGGTTGGTGCCTTCGTTGACACACTTGTACTGCGTAATCAGTTGAATATGGAGCAGGATTTCGTTGCTCAACTTGCTCAGACACGAGACGAAAACCTTAAAGATCGCGCTCATTTTGATATGCCTTTTGAATCTCTGGTTCGCAGCCTTAATCCGGAACGAAATAGTAGTTACAGCCCATTGTTCCAGCTGGTATTGAACCTTGTTTATAGCGATGACGATATTCAGGAAGTGGCCGATCTTGAGCGTGGGGAGAGTCAATACGTTAATGTTAACTATGACTTAACTTTGTACGCCAAACCCACGAATAAAGGATTAGAACTCACCTGGTGCTATGCCACTGATTTATTCAAAGCAGGTTCTATTGAAACAATGGCTTATAGCTTTGCTGCCATGCTAGAGGCTGTTGTGAAAAATCCAAATTCGCCATTAGGTGAATTGCCTTTGGTTAATACTCAGGATTCACATGAACTTGAGATGTTAGCGCAAGGCGAAAGTCTAACGGTTCCGGTGAAGTTAATTCCTGAGCAAATATCAATATTATCCCAAACCCTGCCGAGTGCTACTGCGGTAGTGATGGAAGATGAATCTCTTACTTTTTCTGAGTTGGAAGCCCAAGCCAATCGTTTGGCGCAGGGGTTAATTAAGGCTGGTGTTAAAGTGGGTGATCGGGTTGGTTTGAGTTTGCAACGCTCGCTTGAAATGGTGGTCGCTGTTGCAGGCATCATGAAGTCTGGTGGTGTTTATGTGCCGCTTGATCCTACTTATCCTGATGAGCGTTTGTCCTACTTAATTAATGATGCTGACATTAGTCACGTGGTAACTGAAGATTTTCTGGCAGACCAATTACCTCTGCATAACCAAAAAGTGCTGTTGGTTTCCGATTATCTTGATAACGATACTGATGGCGCAGTGGAAGCGGTTAACGTAGAGGTTCAAGGTGATTATCCCGCTTACATGATTTACACATCTGGCTCTACTGGAAATCCCAAAGGTGTCGTCGTCAGCCATGGGGCACTTGCAAAACGTATCGCGGGTTTACAGCACCATTATCAATTGAATAGTGAAGACAGAGGACTGTTGTTCGCATCAATGAGCTTTGATGCTTCATTGAGCCAACTGTTAATGCCTTTGTGTTCAGGGGCTGCTGTGGTGGTTCGTCCTGACGATATCACTGAGCCTGATGCATTGATGGAATACTTGCAGGAAACAGGTGTTAGTTTCTTGCATGTTGTACCTGTTTATCTAAAACAATTGGTTACTGTACCGGGGTGGTCTGAGTCGCGTCTACGTATTGTTGTCAGCGGCGGCGACATCTTTGATAAGAGCTTATTGGACAGCTGGTACAAGGGCGAAGGTGCGAGCGAGCGCCAAGGCATCAAGCTTTACAATTCTTACGGACCAACGGAGATCGTTATTACCAGCAGTAGCCATAGGGTAACGGGCGATGAAGCCGTTGTTCCTATTGGTAAACCTCTGGCTTATTCGAGTTATTGGGTGGTTGATGCTCAAGGGCAGCTGTTACCGAAAGGCGTTGTAGGTGAACTATGTATTGGCGGGGATTGTATTGCCGACGGATATTGGTTAAGAGAAGAGCAAACCGCAGCACAATTTGTGAACCTGCAAGTTAATGGCAAAGCACTTAGCGTTTATCGCACAGGAGATCGAGGTTACTGGAACGGATCTGGAGAACTGATTTGTGTTGGCCGTCAGGATAACCAGGTGAAAGTGCGAGGCTACCGCATTGAATTGGGTGAAATAGAGGCTGCGCTAAAATCCTGTACAGGCGTTACCGAGGCTGTTGTTAAAGCAGAAGATGATGCCTTGTGGGCTTTTGTTACCGCAGACAATGTTGAACTGACACAAATTGAAGATGAACTCGCGATTCATTTGCCAGCCTATTTGCTACCCAGCGGTATTGAGAAAGTGACGGAATGGCCTTTGACCAGAAGCGGCAAGATTGATCGTAATAAACTGGAACGGGGGCTCTCTTCCGATAGTGGCGATCGACCACCAACAAGCGAAACAGAGCTTGCTTTGCATGCGATCTGGTGTGATTTACTGAAACTGGAAGCAATCAGTGCAACCGACAACTTCTTCAATATCGGTGGACACTCATTACTTGCTACCCGTTTAGCTAGCCAAATACGTCGTAATTTTGATGTGGATTTTACCCTTAAGAGTTTATTCGAATCTCCCAGTATTGAAGAGCAAGCCATGTTTATTGACTTGATGCAAAAGAATAAAGCCGCTTCCTCATCTAACGATGGAAAAGATGCAGTAGAGGAGTTTTCACTGTGA
- a CDS encoding FMN-binding glutamate synthase family protein, which produces MATHFSDSWLYPVVEIFVVLFIAAVGLITLLIITFYFIDITQKTHTIRRNYPVLGRFRYFFEHMGGFFRQYFFAMDREELPFNRADRSWVYRAAKNSINTVPFGSTRDLRPVGSIFFVNCPYPSLSKDSVTHSDLQVGPYCQIPYNACSIINISAMSYGALSVPAIRALSRGAKKGGCWMNTGEGGLSPYHLEGGCDIIFQIGTAKFGVRDKEGNLSEDKLRAIAGHEQVRMFEIKLSQGAKPGKGGILPGSKVTAEIAKIRGIEEGQDAISPNRHIDIANTNELLDSIAKIREITGKPVGFKTVFGEYRWFEEMLEEINRRGIESAPDFITIDSADGGTGAAPATLIDYVGLPIKESLPVVVDLLNKHHLRNRIKVICSGKLITPAGVAWALAVGADFINSARGFMFSLGCIQALQCNKNTCPTGITTHDPKLQRGLDVEEKSERVANYIRNMNYEVGVLAHSCGVSDPRELKRHHVRMVVENGRSVALNELYPEEL; this is translated from the coding sequence ATGGCAACCCACTTTTCTGATTCATGGCTATACCCTGTCGTTGAAATATTTGTTGTTCTTTTTATTGCTGCTGTTGGTTTAATCACCCTGCTCATCATCACTTTCTACTTCATTGATATCACTCAAAAAACCCATACCATCAGACGAAACTATCCGGTGCTTGGACGCTTTCGATACTTCTTCGAACATATGGGGGGATTTTTCCGCCAATACTTCTTTGCCATGGATCGTGAGGAACTCCCCTTCAACAGAGCAGATAGATCTTGGGTTTATCGGGCAGCGAAAAATAGTATTAACACAGTGCCTTTTGGTTCCACCCGAGATCTGCGCCCTGTCGGTTCCATTTTCTTTGTTAACTGCCCCTACCCGTCTTTAAGCAAGGATTCTGTCACTCACAGCGACTTGCAAGTTGGTCCTTATTGCCAAATTCCCTATAACGCATGTTCGATTATCAATATTTCAGCAATGAGCTATGGTGCATTGTCTGTTCCTGCTATCAGAGCACTTTCCAGAGGAGCCAAAAAAGGTGGCTGCTGGATGAATACCGGCGAAGGTGGATTGTCGCCTTATCATCTGGAAGGCGGCTGCGACATTATATTTCAGATTGGTACAGCCAAATTTGGCGTAAGAGACAAAGAAGGAAACCTGAGCGAAGATAAGCTCAGAGCCATAGCGGGTCATGAACAAGTCAGGATGTTTGAAATCAAGCTTTCGCAAGGAGCTAAACCGGGCAAAGGTGGCATATTACCGGGCAGCAAAGTCACAGCAGAGATTGCCAAAATCAGGGGAATTGAAGAAGGTCAGGATGCTATCAGCCCTAATCGACACATTGATATTGCCAATACAAATGAGCTGCTTGATTCTATTGCCAAAATTAGAGAAATCACCGGCAAACCCGTAGGTTTCAAAACCGTATTCGGTGAATACCGCTGGTTTGAGGAAATGCTGGAGGAGATTAATCGCAGAGGCATAGAAAGTGCTCCAGACTTTATTACCATCGACAGCGCAGATGGCGGCACTGGTGCGGCTCCGGCTACGCTTATTGACTACGTTGGTCTGCCCATTAAAGAAAGCCTACCTGTAGTGGTAGACCTACTCAACAAACATCATTTGCGAAACCGAATTAAGGTAATTTGTTCCGGCAAGCTGATCACCCCCGCAGGCGTAGCATGGGCATTAGCAGTTGGTGCAGATTTTATCAATTCCGCGCGTGGGTTTATGTTCTCTCTGGGCTGCATCCAAGCTTTACAATGTAACAAGAACACCTGCCCGACCGGAATAACAACTCACGATCCTAAACTACAGCGCGGCCTTGATGTTGAAGAGAAATCTGAACGTGTAGCAAACTATATTCGTAATATGAACTATGAGGTGGGTGTATTGGCACATTCCTGTGGCGTCTCAGACCCAAGAGAACTAAAACGACACCATGTACGCATGGTCGTAGAAAACGGACGCTCTGTTGCTCTGAATGAACTATATCCTGAAGAGCTTTAA